A single window of Psychrobacter raelei DNA harbors:
- a CDS encoding tail assembly protein, translating into MAIVRLYGDLTDFGTRFDLHVKTAGEAMRALFTQLDGLQKRIAEGGYFVRVARKDVTDKTISTDFSRDLTANDVIHIVPEIAGAGKYGQIILGTAMIGAAFFTGGTSLAAMGAMSTAMFSAGIGLVLGGVAQMLTKQPKFGDTSNTDQSRSSSFSSLGNSTAQGSCVPLAYGEIMIGSKVISQSIESYKVSGDVVAKDAAELVQTRDYHVPAAFQNYNLDKDDDSVRAVNYTVRVD; encoded by the coding sequence ATGGCAATCGTAAGACTATACGGTGATTTAACTGATTTTGGCACCCGCTTTGACTTGCATGTCAAGACTGCGGGCGAAGCCATGCGTGCTTTATTTACTCAACTTGATGGATTGCAAAAGCGCATAGCTGAAGGCGGTTATTTTGTACGTGTTGCTCGCAAAGACGTAACAGATAAGACTATCAGCACAGATTTTAGCCGTGACTTGACAGCAAATGATGTTATACACATTGTGCCAGAGATTGCTGGCGCTGGTAAATATGGGCAGATTATCTTAGGTACAGCCATGATCGGTGCAGCATTTTTTACAGGAGGCACATCACTGGCAGCAATGGGCGCTATGTCAACTGCCATGTTTAGTGCTGGTATCGGTTTGGTGTTGGGCGGTGTCGCTCAGATGCTGACTAAGCAACCTAAATTTGGCGATACCAGCAACACTGATCAATCACGCTCATCATCATTCAGTAGCCTAGGCAACAGCACAGCACAAGGTTCATGTGTACCTTTAGCGTATGGCGAAATTATGATTGGCAGTAAAGTCATATCGCAATCGATTGAGAGCTATAAAGTGAGTGGCGATGTTGTCGCAAAAGATGCTGCCGAGCTGGTGCAAACTCGTGATTATCATGTGCCAGCAGCATTCCAAAACTACAACTTGGATAAAGATGATGACTCTGTAAGAGCGGTTAATTATACAGTGAGGGTAGATTGA
- a CDS encoding head maturation protease, ClpP-related has product MNRRSKLPKAPEAKERPQLHSDVTPKAREMWDGAIKAADVSEDDNVINILDAIGYDWWTDSGTTAKRINAALKYIGRDNDVIVNINSPGGDVFEGLAIYNLLREHKGKVTVRILGIAASAASFIAMAADELQIARAGFLMIHNSWTIAAGDRNDLRDVADFLEQIDGTIADVYHVRSGIDAGELATQMDTETWISGKTAVETGMADGFLDSDIITKDEDTKNTSNAVRKIDKLMAMQGIPRSERRELIAEIKQGTQDAAQPGMHDATEIPQDLINDLRAVAAKFEQLNA; this is encoded by the coding sequence ATGAACCGACGCAGCAAACTACCTAAAGCACCAGAAGCTAAAGAACGCCCACAGCTGCACAGCGATGTGACGCCCAAAGCGCGTGAAATGTGGGATGGTGCTATTAAAGCAGCTGATGTGAGTGAAGATGACAATGTCATTAATATCTTAGATGCTATTGGCTACGATTGGTGGACTGATAGTGGCACCACAGCGAAGCGAATAAATGCAGCGCTAAAATATATTGGCCGTGACAACGATGTGATTGTAAATATTAACAGCCCGGGCGGTGATGTATTCGAAGGTTTGGCCATCTATAACCTCTTGCGTGAGCATAAAGGCAAAGTGACTGTACGCATTTTGGGCATTGCTGCAAGTGCCGCATCATTTATTGCCATGGCTGCCGATGAACTACAAATTGCTAGAGCTGGCTTTCTTATGATTCATAATAGCTGGACGATTGCAGCGGGTGATCGCAATGATTTACGGGATGTGGCTGACTTCTTAGAGCAAATCGACGGCACTATCGCTGATGTTTACCATGTTCGTAGCGGTATTGATGCTGGCGAGTTGGCCACCCAGATGGACACAGAAACATGGATTAGCGGCAAGACTGCTGTAGAAACCGGCATGGCTGACGGCTTTCTTGACTCCGATATTATTACAAAAGACGAAGACACTAAAAATACATCTAACGCGGTGCGCAAGATTGACAAATTGATGGCGATGCAAGGCATTCCACGTAGTGAGCGCCGCGAACTAATTGCAGAAATTAAACAGGGTACGCAAGACGCTGCCCAGCCAGGTATGCATGACGCTACCGAAATACCGCAGGATCTGATCAATGATTTGCGTGCTGTAGCCGCTAAATTTGAGCAGTTAAACGCTTAA
- a CDS encoding phage major capsid protein has product MSDLEIKNTLDAVNKQLKKANEELLPKAENALKKAEKSEELSTQTKNELDKLMTTTNALEVAKNDLEVRIGEAEQLFARHKGDAGNKTYQTAGQIVANHEGLPQFVEGIQAGQKIRIPVGNAITSPDIPDGIIAPTRLPGIDQKPKQRLFIRDLIAPGQTDSNAIFWVQEGGFTNNAAAVSENTQKPYSTMTFDTKITPVATIAHMFKASKQVLDDFKQLMSTIDAEMRFGLKQKEEEQILFGNGSGANLHGIMPQAEDFNALIKPEGTSTNIDVVRLAMLQCRLARMPATGTVMDFLEWAKIELTKNSLGNYIIANPMGFLEKTLWGLPVVDTDEPNFKGKFLTGAFASGAQIFDREEANVVISTENVDDFEKNMISVRCEERLALALKRPEAFVKGEFATAVAGLNAGA; this is encoded by the coding sequence ATGTCTGACCTTGAAATCAAAAATACGCTTGATGCTGTAAACAAGCAATTGAAAAAAGCTAATGAAGAGTTGTTGCCAAAAGCAGAGAATGCGCTCAAAAAAGCTGAGAAGTCTGAAGAGTTGTCTACTCAAACAAAAAATGAGTTAGATAAGCTAATGACAACCACCAACGCTTTGGAGGTCGCTAAAAATGATCTTGAAGTGCGTATTGGCGAAGCTGAGCAATTATTCGCGCGCCATAAGGGCGATGCTGGTAACAAAACTTACCAAACCGCTGGCCAGATTGTAGCCAATCACGAGGGTTTGCCACAGTTTGTAGAGGGCATCCAGGCTGGTCAGAAAATCCGAATCCCTGTTGGCAATGCAATTACGTCGCCTGATATTCCAGATGGTATTATCGCACCAACACGCCTCCCTGGTATTGATCAGAAGCCTAAGCAGCGTTTGTTTATCCGCGACTTAATCGCACCAGGTCAAACAGACAGTAATGCTATTTTTTGGGTGCAAGAGGGCGGCTTTACTAACAATGCAGCTGCGGTCTCTGAAAACACGCAAAAGCCGTACTCTACAATGACTTTTGATACCAAGATTACACCAGTGGCCACAATCGCTCATATGTTCAAAGCGTCTAAGCAAGTATTAGATGACTTCAAACAGCTGATGTCTACTATCGATGCTGAAATGCGCTTTGGTTTAAAGCAGAAAGAAGAAGAGCAAATCTTGTTTGGCAATGGTTCTGGTGCAAACTTGCATGGCATCATGCCACAAGCTGAAGATTTTAACGCCCTTATTAAGCCTGAAGGTACATCAACCAATATTGATGTTGTGCGTTTAGCAATGCTGCAGTGTCGTCTTGCACGTATGCCTGCCACTGGTACCGTCATGGACTTCTTGGAGTGGGCGAAGATTGAGCTGACCAAAAACAGCCTTGGCAACTATATCATCGCCAATCCAATGGGCTTCTTAGAAAAAACTCTATGGGGCCTACCAGTTGTCGATACTGATGAGCCAAACTTCAAAGGCAAGTTCTTAACAGGCGCGTTTGCAAGTGGCGCTCAAATTTTTGACCGTGAAGAAGCCAACGTGGTTATTTCTACTGAAAACGTAGATGACTTTGAGAAGAACATGATCTCTGTCCGCTGCGAAGAACGTTTAGCATTAGCGCTTAAGCGTCCTGAAGCGTTCGTTAAAGGTGAGTTTGCTACAGCGGTTGCAGGTTTAAACGCAGGAGCCTAA
- a CDS encoding NlpC/P60 family protein — translation MTLDEQIICHAKNEYPKESCGMIFDGAYIACDNVADNPTQTFRISRDDWQPADVIVHSHPQGQRYLSGADRKTQHKTRCDWWLAVTNDIKSWEIIKYRYAPLLRGRTFEYGKHDCYSLVEDAYMLCGIKLMSYKRKGEAQEIADNAFIVNFPKTGFYQVNLTDMQPGDVILTSIRGNANHASIYLGDEQVLHHPYGGLSRREGFCNVWHKSMHSVWRHKDWQSDMMTAIFNDLEATK, via the coding sequence ATGACATTAGATGAGCAAATAATTTGCCACGCTAAAAACGAATATCCCAAAGAAAGCTGTGGCATGATTTTTGATGGTGCTTACATAGCTTGTGACAATGTCGCAGACAATCCAACCCAGACATTTAGAATCAGCCGTGACGACTGGCAACCAGCAGACGTAATTGTGCACTCACACCCCCAAGGACAACGTTATCTAAGCGGTGCAGATCGTAAGACACAACATAAGACACGTTGTGATTGGTGGTTAGCAGTTACTAATGATATTAAAAGTTGGGAAATTATCAAATACCGCTATGCCCCTTTATTACGTGGTCGTACTTTTGAGTATGGCAAGCATGATTGTTACTCATTAGTTGAGGATGCTTATATGCTATGCGGCATCAAGTTGATGTCGTATAAGCGTAAAGGTGAAGCTCAGGAGATAGCTGACAATGCTTTTATTGTTAACTTCCCCAAGACTGGTTTTTATCAGGTTAATTTGACTGATATGCAGCCCGGCGACGTCATCTTAACGTCAATCCGTGGTAATGCTAACCATGCAAGCATCTATCTGGGTGATGAGCAAGTGCTACACCACCCATACGGCGGACTATCCAGACGTGAGGGCTTCTGTAATGTTTGGCATAAATCAATGCACAGCGTGTGGCGACATAAAGATTGGCAATCAGACATGATGACCGCTATTTTTAATGATTTAGAGGCAACAAAATAA
- the gp17 gene encoding tail completion protein gp17, translating to MIAGVFIYNVLSALVEGRVYPDEVSESDNQTTPYIVYQDISNNPEITMDGVTGHEWVRMQIDVYHHDKYAGVLLANKAIQLINDNSISAIYGGKVSSKDGALYRQMIEYEFWQTADTE from the coding sequence ATGATAGCAGGTGTGTTTATATATAACGTGTTGTCAGCTCTGGTTGAAGGCAGGGTTTATCCGGATGAGGTTAGCGAGTCTGATAATCAAACCACTCCGTATATTGTTTATCAAGATATCAGTAATAACCCCGAAATAACCATGGATGGGGTCACAGGTCATGAATGGGTCCGCATGCAAATAGATGTTTATCATCATGATAAATACGCAGGCGTTTTGCTGGCTAATAAAGCTATCCAGTTAATTAATGATAATTCAATATCTGCAATATATGGCGGCAAAGTGTCCAGTAAAGATGGCGCTTTGTACCGTCAGATGATCGAGTATGAATTTTGGCAAACAGCCGATACCGAGTAA
- a CDS encoding phage tail protein encodes MRKFDWRFDMGASAQTVNKVNKVQMGDGYVQRPKAKINNKLTNWSGTKTGDLETVINPILNFLDSQQGMPFLWVNPWGEECKYTCEEYSTTQRRGNLWQISLKFEQTI; translated from the coding sequence GTGCGTAAATTTGATTGGCGTTTTGACATGGGTGCAAGCGCCCAGACTGTTAACAAAGTTAACAAGGTGCAAATGGGTGATGGTTATGTGCAGCGCCCCAAAGCCAAAATCAATAATAAATTGACAAACTGGTCAGGTACTAAAACGGGAGATTTAGAAACAGTAATAAACCCGATATTAAATTTCTTAGACAGCCAGCAAGGGATGCCTTTTTTGTGGGTCAACCCATGGGGCGAGGAATGCAAATATACTTGCGAAGAATATAGCACGACTCAACGCAGGGGGAATTTATGGCAAATATCATTAAAATTTGAGCAAACAATTTGA
- a CDS encoding head-tail connector protein encodes MITLEQVKFQCRIEQDFHYEDGLLNGYIAAARNHVQMHIDRTIYPDAVPSDDPDGLVDNASIDQAMLLLVAHWYANREAVSESAMTEVPLGVRHLLQPYRRMGV; translated from the coding sequence ATGATCACACTTGAGCAAGTCAAATTCCAATGCCGTATCGAGCAAGATTTTCATTATGAGGACGGCTTGCTCAATGGCTATATTGCAGCGGCTCGTAATCATGTGCAGATGCATATTGACCGCACGATTTATCCTGATGCGGTGCCAAGCGATGACCCGGATGGCTTGGTAGACAACGCAAGTATTGACCAAGCAATGCTATTACTGGTAGCTCATTGGTACGCAAATCGTGAAGCAGTATCTGAGTCAGCAATGACTGAAGTGCCGCTTGGTGTGCGTCACTTACTGCAACCCTATAGACGCATGGGGGTTTAA
- a CDS encoding phage tail assembly protein T yields MGKTVAELLDTLSIRELKEWQVFDRLDPIGGHRGDLQAAMIALMQSSNPDAKLTDFLVVDPNPMTDEQREVYEEQMLMIELQQSAQRTISMFEQLDSKNRH; encoded by the coding sequence TTGGGTAAGACTGTGGCTGAGCTATTAGACACACTATCAATCAGAGAGTTAAAAGAGTGGCAGGTGTTTGATAGGTTAGACCCCATAGGCGGACATCGAGGTGACCTGCAAGCAGCCATGATAGCGTTAATGCAGTCTTCCAATCCAGACGCCAAACTGACTGACTTTTTAGTCGTTGACCCAAATCCGATGACTGACGAGCAGCGCGAAGTTTATGAAGAGCAAATGCTGATGATAGAACTGCAGCAATCGGCCCAGCGTACTATCTCAATGTTTGAGCAGTTGGATTCAAAAAATCGCCATTGA
- a CDS encoding HK97-gp10 family putative phage morphogenesis protein, with amino-acid sequence MADDFGSMEIHGLEELEAKLAEMDNDMAGKALYGALNFASSPMVKEAKQRAPATEQAYRRYMSSGQGEATYTTTLLGKKRKGKSKKAKRGEGKFEVQQPGTLRRSIRRQRLRKIREFNEGGAAVGIFIKNKRSDLPPYYWYFVEYGTSKMPAVPFLRPAFDNNVDLAVDRFKTKLAANIEKYTE; translated from the coding sequence ATGGCTGATGATTTTGGCAGCATGGAGATACACGGGCTTGAGGAGCTAGAAGCTAAGCTTGCTGAAATGGACAATGACATGGCGGGCAAAGCTCTGTATGGAGCACTTAACTTTGCTTCATCGCCAATGGTTAAGGAAGCAAAACAACGAGCACCAGCTACAGAACAGGCTTATAGAAGGTACATGTCTTCCGGACAAGGTGAAGCCACTTATACGACGACTTTACTTGGTAAAAAACGTAAAGGTAAGTCTAAAAAAGCTAAGCGGGGTGAAGGTAAGTTCGAAGTACAGCAACCTGGCACTTTAAGACGTAGTATCAGAAGGCAGCGATTAAGAAAAATCCGAGAGTTTAACGAAGGAGGCGCTGCAGTCGGGATTTTTATCAAAAATAAACGCTCAGATTTACCGCCTTACTATTGGTATTTTGTGGAATATGGGACCTCTAAAATGCCAGCTGTACCATTTTTAAGACCTGCTTTTGATAACAATGTTGATTTAGCGGTAGATAGGTTTAAGACCAAACTAGCCGCCAACATAGAAAAATATACGGAGTAA
- a CDS encoding phage head closure protein has translation MNAGKLRHRIKLYKGKTKSSPMGGGGALIWEHVLTLSAAFEPLSVKDMLAAQAASSEAKVRCTLRYRHDVDSKMRVGHRGRMYEIDGDPLPDANSGLEYMTLMLKEVTNG, from the coding sequence ATGAATGCTGGCAAGTTAAGACACCGCATTAAGCTTTATAAGGGCAAAACAAAATCATCGCCTATGGGTGGGGGCGGAGCATTAATATGGGAGCATGTACTGACACTCTCCGCCGCGTTTGAGCCACTATCTGTAAAAGATATGTTGGCAGCTCAAGCGGCCAGTAGTGAGGCTAAAGTACGTTGTACCTTACGGTACCGGCATGATGTGGATAGCAAAATGCGAGTTGGCCATAGAGGCCGGATGTACGAGATTGATGGCGACCCACTGCCAGATGCGAACAGTGGCCTCGAATACATGACTCTAATGTTAAAAGAGGTGACAAATGGCTGA
- a CDS encoding phage minor tail protein L, with protein sequence MRELTPEQNKAITQLEQDVLLELFDIDFTKFGGDVYHFCNQTNELGQPIVWQGVTYLPYPISADGFELKNTGASNRPNITLSNLYGLVTAVVEDYQGGVGAVVTRRQVYAQHLDAANFAKGNPNADPNQQLVSRYVIERYSSLNSQSATFELAVPSETDGVMLPRRIIVANTCGWTYRGDGCGYTGHAVADEFDQPTDDPEKDKCSKCLQGCRARFGRKAVLPFGGFVGVDKL encoded by the coding sequence ATGAGAGAGTTAACACCCGAGCAAAACAAAGCAATCACTCAGCTTGAGCAGGATGTGTTGCTTGAGCTGTTTGATATCGACTTTACCAAATTTGGTGGCGACGTCTATCACTTTTGCAACCAAACTAACGAATTGGGTCAGCCGATTGTCTGGCAAGGCGTGACTTATCTTCCGTACCCTATCAGCGCAGATGGCTTTGAGCTTAAAAACACGGGGGCCAGTAACCGCCCTAATATCACCCTATCAAACTTATATGGTTTGGTTACTGCAGTAGTTGAAGACTACCAAGGGGGCGTAGGTGCAGTTGTCACCCGTCGCCAAGTCTATGCCCAGCATTTAGATGCAGCTAACTTTGCCAAGGGCAATCCAAATGCTGATCCAAACCAGCAGCTTGTATCACGCTATGTCATTGAGCGCTACTCATCTCTAAACAGTCAAAGTGCTACGTTTGAGCTTGCAGTACCGAGTGAGACAGATGGGGTTATGTTGCCCCGTCGTATTATCGTTGCAAATACGTGTGGCTGGACGTATAGAGGTGATGGCTGTGGCTACACGGGGCATGCCGTCGCTGATGAATTTGATCAGCCTACTGATGACCCTGAAAAAGACAAATGCAGCAAGTGCTTACAGGGGTGTCGTGCCAGATTTGGCCGTAAAGCAGTCCTGCCGTTTGGCGGATTTGTAGGGGTTGATAAGTTATGA
- a CDS encoding terminase large subunit — protein sequence MSRKYPNVAKAEKYARDVVAGKIIACKWIKLACKRHLDEKKLSRSKDFLYRFDPERAERVAKFIQLLPHTKGKWARERLPITLEPWQLFSICIPFGWIIKKTKTRRFRRLLVFVPRKNGKSVIAAGIGLYMFVADNEFGAEVYSGATTEKQAWEVFRPAKQMVDRTPALKARFGIESNASNMNVPSDGSRFEPVIGKPGDGSSPSCALVDEYHEHKDSDLYDTMETGMGARDQPMMVVITTAGANIGGPCYTLVRDAQKMLDGALDMPDMWAMIYTKDEEDEWFSELALRKANPNYDISVSGEFLRARCRDAMQSAHKQNTFRTKHVNEFVGAKSAWMNMSKWQMAPERKSLEELQGRPCYIGLDLATKIDIVAKVMVFPPTLDDPNYHVHCKFYIPEARLMEEGEVNSERYQEYDHLGLLTVTAGEVIDFSAIEDDLKYDLATHDVQEIAYDPWQAAQLAQNMENEGAVMVEIRHTVQNMSEPMKEVEALVLSQRLAHGNCPVMTWMMSNVVATLDKKDNIYPNKERAESKIDGPVALIMALARAIVHDQSNGLDDFASNPIMVGI from the coding sequence ATGTCCCGTAAATACCCTAATGTCGCAAAAGCTGAAAAGTACGCTCGCGACGTGGTTGCGGGAAAAATCATTGCATGCAAATGGATTAAGCTTGCATGTAAACGTCATTTAGACGAAAAAAAACTAAGCAGAAGTAAAGACTTCCTATACAGGTTTGACCCTGAGAGAGCTGAGCGAGTAGCTAAGTTTATCCAGTTGCTACCACATACGAAGGGCAAGTGGGCTAGAGAGCGTCTGCCAATAACGCTTGAACCATGGCAACTATTTAGTATTTGCATACCATTTGGCTGGATAATTAAGAAAACAAAAACGCGCCGGTTCCGGCGCTTACTTGTTTTTGTGCCTCGTAAAAATGGTAAATCAGTGATTGCTGCAGGTATTGGCCTATATATGTTCGTGGCCGATAACGAGTTCGGGGCTGAAGTCTACTCAGGCGCCACAACAGAGAAGCAGGCATGGGAGGTGTTTAGACCGGCCAAGCAGATGGTTGACCGTACGCCGGCATTAAAAGCACGCTTTGGTATTGAGTCAAATGCATCAAACATGAACGTACCGTCCGATGGTAGTCGTTTTGAGCCGGTTATTGGTAAGCCTGGCGATGGCTCGAGTCCATCATGTGCTTTGGTTGATGAATACCACGAGCATAAAGATTCGGACCTGTACGACACGATGGAAACCGGTATGGGTGCCCGCGACCAGCCAATGATGGTAGTTATTACCACCGCAGGCGCGAATATTGGTGGTCCTTGCTACACGTTAGTACGTGACGCACAAAAGATGCTCGATGGTGCGTTAGACATGCCCGATATGTGGGCCATGATCTACACAAAAGACGAGGAAGATGAGTGGTTTAGTGAGCTAGCACTGCGTAAAGCAAACCCGAATTACGACATATCAGTAAGCGGTGAGTTTTTAAGAGCAAGATGCCGCGATGCAATGCAGTCAGCCCACAAGCAAAACACGTTCAGAACCAAGCACGTCAACGAGTTTGTGGGCGCCAAATCTGCTTGGATGAATATGTCCAAGTGGCAAATGGCGCCAGAGCGTAAATCACTTGAGGAGCTACAAGGCAGACCGTGCTATATCGGCCTTGATTTAGCAACCAAGATTGATATTGTCGCCAAAGTGATGGTGTTTCCGCCAACGCTTGATGACCCTAACTATCATGTGCACTGCAAGTTTTACATACCCGAAGCCCGGTTAATGGAAGAGGGCGAGGTTAATAGCGAGCGTTACCAAGAATATGATCACCTTGGTTTATTGACTGTAACGGCTGGCGAGGTTATAGACTTTAGCGCTATTGAGGATGATCTAAAATATGATCTGGCTACTCACGATGTACAAGAAATAGCCTACGATCCATGGCAAGCAGCTCAGTTGGCCCAGAACATGGAAAACGAGGGAGCAGTGATGGTAGAGATTCGTCACACTGTTCAAAACATGTCAGAACCCATGAAAGAAGTTGAAGCACTGGTGTTGTCACAGCGCTTAGCACACGGCAACTGCCCTGTGATGACTTGGATGATGTCTAACGTGGTGGCCACGCTGGATAAAAAAGACAACATCTATCCGAACAAAGAGCGAGCCGAAAGTAAGATTGATGGGCCAGTGGCACTAATTATGGCACTGGCGCGTGCGATAGTGCATGACCAAAGCAATGGCTTAGATGATTTTGCAAGCAACCCAATTATGGTAGGGATATGA
- a CDS encoding phage portal protein has protein sequence MIKKQVGPIRAAILEFMGVPAEITQLDANQVLSLLGNGTQTSSGKNVTVDSALQLSTVWACVRLISETVSTLPLRVYQNNDDGSRTLAKSHHLYKLLCKKPNAEFTPSRFRLMIVASICLWGNAYVEKIYIGKRLVSLEPLLPQCITVKRLKNGSLEYKEVKNGKDRVIPENRIMHIRGFGIDGINGLATIYQGRETVGSATAADQSAGKFFKKGMQPSGFLTTDVQLNDKQRGQIGDNVTKYAMSENAGRIMVLEAGMKYQNITMNPEAAQLLQTRSYNVEELCRLWRVPPFMIGHMDKASSWASSTEAQMLHFLTNTLRPLLVNIEQELAASLLDPRESDDITIEFSVEGLLRADSKGRAEYYNSALNNGWMNRNEVRRLENLPPVPGGDVYTVQSALINLEHVGKNYGAINDEPTQQTT, from the coding sequence ATGATAAAAAAACAGGTAGGCCCTATCAGAGCGGCCATTTTAGAGTTTATGGGCGTTCCGGCTGAGATAACGCAGTTGGACGCCAATCAAGTGTTGTCCTTGTTGGGCAACGGAACTCAAACATCAAGCGGCAAAAACGTCACTGTAGATAGTGCATTGCAATTATCTACAGTGTGGGCTTGTGTGCGATTGATTAGTGAAACGGTTTCAACGCTACCGCTTAGAGTCTATCAAAACAATGACGATGGTAGCCGCACCTTGGCTAAGTCGCACCACTTATACAAGCTACTTTGTAAGAAACCCAATGCGGAGTTTACGCCTAGCCGCTTTCGCTTGATGATTGTGGCTAGCATTTGCCTGTGGGGTAATGCATATGTCGAAAAGATTTATATTGGCAAGCGCTTAGTATCATTAGAGCCGCTATTGCCGCAGTGCATCACAGTGAAGCGGTTAAAAAACGGCAGCCTTGAGTATAAAGAAGTTAAAAATGGCAAAGATCGGGTTATCCCAGAGAACCGAATTATGCATATTCGTGGCTTTGGGATAGATGGCATCAATGGTTTGGCAACAATATATCAAGGCCGTGAGACAGTTGGGAGTGCAACTGCAGCTGACCAAAGTGCTGGCAAGTTCTTCAAAAAAGGTATGCAGCCATCAGGGTTTCTGACAACTGACGTGCAGTTGAATGATAAACAAAGAGGTCAGATTGGTGACAACGTTACTAAATATGCGATGAGTGAAAATGCTGGACGCATTATGGTGTTAGAAGCTGGCATGAAGTACCAGAACATCACAATGAATCCAGAAGCTGCTCAGTTACTACAAACTCGCAGCTATAACGTTGAGGAGTTGTGCCGGTTGTGGCGTGTACCACCCTTTATGATTGGCCACATGGACAAAGCATCAAGCTGGGCTTCATCAACTGAAGCTCAAATGCTGCACTTTTTAACCAATACCTTACGCCCTTTATTAGTCAATATTGAGCAAGAGCTTGCAGCCAGTCTATTGGACCCGAGAGAAAGCGACGATATTACAATCGAGTTTTCTGTTGAGGGATTGCTAAGGGCTGACAGCAAGGGCCGGGCGGAATATTACAATAGCGCTCTTAATAATGGCTGGATGAATCGTAACGAAGTAAGGCGACTTGAAAACCTACCACCAGTGCCTGGCGGCGATGTCTATACGGTGCAGTCTGCGCTAATCAATCTTGAGCATGTTGGCAAAAATTACGGAGCTATAAACGATGAACCGACGCAGCAAACTACCTAA
- a CDS encoding phage terminase small subunit P27 family, with translation MAGRRPKPTRLKELAGNPGKRALNKSEPKFSELKSVDPPEWLGDLAVTMWETLMPELLGARLLTVADLHNVEAFCMAYQRWREAEQDINENGLVIHTEKSVIKNPAVTIVNEAKRQMTQFGSLLGLDPSSRTRLTGGAKNEDKGNPFDDF, from the coding sequence ATGGCAGGCAGACGCCCTAAGCCAACTAGATTAAAAGAACTTGCTGGCAATCCAGGAAAGCGAGCGTTAAATAAAAGCGAGCCAAAGTTCAGTGAGCTAAAAAGCGTGGACCCACCCGAATGGCTAGGAGACTTGGCTGTCACAATGTGGGAAACATTAATGCCTGAGTTACTGGGAGCAAGACTGTTAACAGTAGCGGACTTGCATAATGTAGAGGCATTTTGCATGGCCTATCAACGTTGGCGTGAAGCAGAGCAAGATATCAATGAGAATGGATTAGTTATCCATACTGAAAAATCAGTAATTAAAAATCCAGCAGTAACCATAGTAAATGAAGCTAAAAGACAAATGACGCAGTTTGGAAGTCTGTTGGGGCTAGACCCTAGTAGCAGAACAAGGTTGACCGGCGGCGCTAAAAATGAAGACAAAGGAAACCCCTTTGATGACTTTTAA